GGGTCATGGGCACATGCGTCGAGTCTGCGATAAACCCCTGCGCACGTTCCTCCGGGGTTCGCACATCCACGAGGTGACAATACACCTGTTCGTCCAACTGATGCTTGAGGCCCTGGGCGGAGATGGGCGACAGGCTGTCGATGGGCATGCCATGGGAAATCCAGGCCGACATACCGCCTGATAGGTAACCGAAAATATTGTCATAACCGATCCGGTGAAGTTCGGTGGTCATCTGGTCGTACCGCTCTCGGTCATCGACCACCAGCAGAAGATCGTCGGAGGGATCGACCACCATGCCGATCCAGTTGGCCATCTGCTTTTCAAATCCGATATTGATGGCTCCGGGGATATGAAATCCCCCAAACGAGGCCGTATCTCGGGTATCGATCACCGTCGCTCCCTGCATGCGAAGGCGGTCGAATTGATCGGGGTTAAGCGTCTGTTCCAGCGGACAGCGCTCCAGCAGGGGCGCGCCCTTGATATTGGTATTGATGATATGGGTAAAACTCTTCGGGCGAACGGGAAACGCCCCGGCAATCCGATCGTGGAACGCATCGAATCCCGCAAGCTGCAGCACGGGCTGCGTCAGGCGTTCGTACCCCAGCGTGCTGCTCGCTTTGGCGCTCAATCCCTTACCGCACAGCGAGCCCTGGCCATGGGCCGGGAAAACCTCCAGATAATCCGGCAGGCGGCCCAGCTTGACATAAAGGGAATCGTACAGGTTTTTCACCTGCTCTTCGAGAATCTCCGCCCCGGCCAGGTCCGGCCGGCCGATGGCACCGACAAATAGAAGATCGCCGGTAAGGATCATCCAGGGCAAATCGCCTCGGGCCTTGTCGGTAACGAGAACGGATATGGAGTTGGGGGTGTGGCCGGGGGTATACAGAATCTCGAGTTTGACCATGCCGAATTCGATCACATCACCTTCTTTCAGCTGTTTGTGGTCAAACGTCACCGACGCATACTCGCTGTAATAAATATCCGCACCAGTCCTCGATTTGAGCTCCTGGTTTCCGCTGACGTGGTCGGCATGGACATGAGTTTCGATGATGTGGGTAATTTTCATCCCCTCGTCCCTGGATATATCCATATATTCCTGCACATCCCGCTTGGGATCGACGACCACGCACTGCCTCGCCCCCGGACAGCCGATGACATATGAGTTGCAACCCAACCCGGTCACGGTCACCTGTTTAAAATACATCACCTACCTCCTTGTTATCAAAAGAATTTATGTTCAGGGGGGACAAAGAATAAAGGGCCCACACAGAACCCATGTGAAGGATGTTCAGAAGTGTTCCGGTCGATCGCAGCAAGGGAGCTCAAGTCGGACTGTAGAACAGCTTGAAAAGCAGAGTCGATGACCTTTTTGGAGTTGAGTCAGGCCCTCACCGGGTTGGCGTGCCCATCCGCGGCCCACCTTTCCCAAAAACCACGGCCTGGATTATGGTATCGCGGGCAATTTTAAAAGTCGAGCGAAACGTCATGACGGCCCGGCCCTCTTCGTCATAAACCGTCGCATCCCCGTTGAACAAGCGGCCCTCACCACGGGTGACAGTCGCCTTTGCAGTCACAACCCCCTGTTTCACGGGCAGCAAAAATTTGGCATCCATCTCAATGGTCGCAAAGTGGGACTCCGGGGCGATGAGGCTCTTTATGGCCATCACCACCGCGGTGTCCGCAAGGCTCACCAAGGCCCCCCCGTGCATCAGGCCTGCGCCCTGGGCATAGTTGATCAAAAAGGGCATCCGCAGCAACGCACGGCCGCTGGCGGCCTCTACGATCTCCATGCTGAGCAGTCGCTCGAAAGGTGCACAGCTGATCCACGCGGTCATCTGAAAGTGGTGCGGCCCGGTCACCTGCACATTTTCTGAAACCATACCAATTGGCCCCTCGATATATTTCTCACGCTATCTTCCGATCGAGAAAAAGACATAGTTGCACCTTGGCTGAATTGGACGCCATTTCCCGACCCATCGTTTCAATCATCCGCCCCCTGCAAAACCGGTGAGCCAAATAACTAAAGCGGTTGCCAGATAAAAAATCTTGACCTCCTCATCGTGGTTCTTCTACCCAGATTGAACCCGCTCTTTCTGAACCGCCAAAGGGCTACTAGTGTGGGTCTTTGAAGGAGGTGGGGCGAAGGAGGATCCACCCCACCTGTCATCACACGCTTGTCGTCATGTTTCAATCAAGGCCGATCGGTTAGTACACCGGTTTGAACTCCACCCGCCGGTTTTCGGCGCGGCCCGCGGCCGTGGCATTGGTCGCAACCGGCCGGTCGGGACCGTAGCCCCTGGTCGTCATGCGCTCGGCGGAAATCCCCTTGGAGATCAGATACGCCTTGACCGCATCGGCACGACGCTGGGACAGGCTCATGTTGTAGGCATGCGCACCTGAAATGTCCGTGTGGCCCTGGATCTCCACATTCAGGCTGGGCTGATCCTTCATCCCCTGCACGATCTCATCGAGCACCCCGTAGGACGAGGCCTTGAGCACCGCGCTGTTGTTATCGAACTGGATCCCCTTGAAAATCCAGGTCCCGGCCGCCGTCACGATCGCGCTCTTGGTCGCCGTGGGCACCGGACAACCGTACTGATCGACCTTCACACCCGCACCCGTGTTCGGGCAGCGATCCAGGTAGTCGTACACCCCGTCGCCATCGGTATCCTTCGGACACCCCTGGCTGTCCACAGCCACGTTGCGCGGCGTTCCCGGGCAGCGGTCGCTCGCATCCGGCACCCCGTCCCCGTCGCTGTCCTTGACCTCGCCCAGCAACACCTCTTTCACAAAACCGGCCATCTGGCCGCCGGTGGCCACATCGCCCGCCTTGATCGCACGGCCGCAGCCGCTCACCGCAGCCAGCTTGCCCATCAGCGCCGCACCGGCCGGATCGTTGCCCACCAGCACCGTGTAGATGCACAGCCGATCCTTGAACTGCGCCTTCAATCCGTTGGCCACGGCCAGGGGCGCATCGCCCATCTCTTCGCCGTCGCTCACCACCACCAGCGCCACATCGCCCTCAGCTCCCTTGAAATCGGCGCCCACCTGCTGCAGGGCCTTGTACATGGGACTCGGGCCGCCCGCCTTGGCCGCCCGCTTCAGACCGGAAGCCACCCCGTCACGTGAATAATCGGCCGGTCCGAACAGCGCCATGGTAGAGGCCGGCGACACACCGGGATCGTGACCAAAGGACCGCACCAGCGTCTGGACCTTCAAGTCCGGCATGCCCTGATTGAAATTGGCCACCACGCTGCGCGCCAGAGCGAATTTCTCCACCCCGTTGTACCCTTCCAGCATGGACGACGATCCATCCAGCACAAACGCCAGGTGCTCCACCTTCTGCGTCCACATCCCCTTTTGAATCGGCTCCGGGGTAAATTGCGGCGGCGGCGACAACGCCTGGGTCGCACATCCCGCCACGGCCACCGCCAGCACCATTGCCAACACCATCCATCCCCATCCTCTTTTCTGCATAAACCGCTCCTTTCTTTTGCGCCTTCAATTTAAATACATACACCCTATTCAATCGCCGACGAATCGATCCGATCGGTCGGCCGATCGAGCCATCTCAAAGTCGACATCGACACGCCCAATCCATCAGCCGCCGATGAATCCCTTTTTGATATTTTCATAGGATTGGGCCAAATCGGTCATCATTTGATCCAGCTCTTGCTTGGCACTTTCCCAAGCATCCCCACTGAGCCCCTTCATCTCCTCCATTTTAGCCGCAGCAGCTTCTTTCTTTTCAGAAAAGGCCGCCAATTGATCCTGAAATTTCTCTTTGGCCGCGTCACCCAGAACGCCGACCTTTCCGCTGAGGTCCTCGTACTGCTGATCCAAGGTATCCAGTTGTCCCTTCATGTCGCCCAGGTAAGCGTCCATTTTCTCTTTTGCGGCTGCGGCCGCGGACTCTACACTCTCTTTGGTCGCGACTGCTGCGGATTCGACATTCTCCTTGGCCGCTGATCCCATTTGCTTGGCTGCCTCTGTGACTTCTTTCACACCCTTCTTCATGTCCTGGGTGGCCTGGTCGGCTTTCTCTCCGCAACCTAAAAGCATGGCAAGGCCAACCCCGATAGTTATAAGGGACATCCCAATGAAGCGTTTCATCATCTCTCCTCCCTTTCGTCTATGTTTTGATGGATTGTTAAAAATTCGGAATTCGGCTGCGCCATCCTACCGACTAAAGCCGAAATCTCTGGATTTCAATAAACCACCGAATTAGTCTTGATGGATTCGTAAAAGGTCCGAAATTCGCTTTTCCCGTCATCCCGGCGAACGCCGGGATCCAGTATTTTCAATAGGTTCTGGATGCCGGATCAAGTCCGGTCTGACGCTTCTGCGACTTTTTAAGGGTTCATCAATCTTCGCTGTGCTCATACACATGAACGTCCCGTTGGGGGAACGGAATGGTGATATCATTGGCATCGAACGTTTTCTTCACCGTTTCGATCATGTCGAAGTAAACGCCCCAGTAATCGTCAAGGGATGACCATCCGCGAAACGTCAGATTCACGCTGCTGTCCGCCAACTCGGATACCACCACTTGCGGCGCGGGATCTTTGAAAATCCGTTGATCCTGAAGAACGAGATCCATGATGAGTTGGCGGGCCTTGTCGATGTCATCCGAATATCCGATGCCGAATACCAGGTCCAATCGTCGTGTTCCCTTGGTAGAGTAGTTCACGATATTGTCGCCGGAAATTTTTGAATTGGGAATGATGATGGTTTTGTTGTCCGGACTTTTAAGCTGCGTGGTAAAAATCTGAATCGCCTCCACAGTCCCGGCCGTACCCGCGCCTTCGATGTAGTCTCCGACCCGGAATGGTCTGAAAATAATCATCAATACGCCGGCCGCGAAATTGGATAGAGATCCCTGTAAGGCCAAACCGATGGCAAGACCGGCGGCACCCAATACGGCGATAAAAGAGGCGGTCTGGATTCCCAACTGGTTGAGGGCTGCGATGATGATGAAAGCGAGCAGTGCGACATAGGACAAATGGCTGACAAAAGATACCAGGGTGCCATCCACCTTTCTTTTTATCATCAGCCGTTCCATGAACCGGGTAACGGCCTTGGCCACCCATCGCCCGACGATGAATATGGCGATGGCGCCGATTACTTTGATGCCGTAAACGGTTAGGAGCCCATACACTCTCTCAAGAATACTGGACCATTCCATCAATTTCTCCTTTGCGCAATAAAGTTAAAAGGCAACAACCACCGATGTCGCAAAAATGGTGTCGGTTTTGCTCAAATCAGTGGGTTGCGGGTCGTGGTTATAAAAAACCGAATAAGAAATTTTCAACGCCAGAATATCTGTCAGCGACGTGATTAAGGCCGTTTCGGAGTTCAATTTCCAGGCGTTGCCATCCTCCAGATTCTGCAGGTACTCGACGCCTTGTGAAAATTTGGTCTTTTCGGCAAATTGCCAATCGAATTGAGCGAATAAACGCCCCTCGGCAAACTCTTCAGAATCCACATCGGAAGCCGTGTAATCCTCATAGCTGTAGTTCAAGCCGCCCTCGACGTGCATAAAAAAGGTCGGACCGATTAAAAACCTGTATCCCAGCCCAGGGCCAATGCCGATGCGGTGGTCAAATCCGGCATAGGTATCGCGAAGCCAGCTTCCAAGCCCATAGGCATACCACCGATCCGTGATGGAATAGTCTCCCCTGAGCGTCGTGAAATATCTTTCGGTCTCCGTTTCGTCGTCGGCCTCATTGTATATTGCCCCGATTATCCATGATGCCGCCCACTTGTCACTGAACTTGTATTTCATTTCATTTTTACCGGCCAGACTCAGCGTGTCCGTGTTACCGGTGGTATTGACCAACGATATACTGGTCTCGTTTGAAAAGGGATTTTCTTCTGCCTTGTTTTGCTCTTCGGCATAGGCATGTTCCCAAAGACCAAGGGCACACAGACACACTAAAAGAATTATCGTTTTCCGCATCAATCTACCCGTCCTTTGTTAAACAGAATTCAATCGTTTTACAGCCCCACCATTTGCTCTACTTTTTTGATCACATCCGGGGCCAAGCCCAAACCGGATGCAAGCTCCGCCATGTAGGCCCTCTCGGCCGGCGTATCCACCTCGATCGCCATGAGCGATGCGGCGAAAATTTCAACCGCCAGTTCCGGCCGACGCCTGCCCGCCAGGATCAGTTCATCTGTTTCCATGGGTTTTTGCATTTGCGTCAATACGTAGCGTTGTTCCTCCGCCCCCGCGCCTGCTTCCTGCAACTTTCCCACGATCCGCTGAATCTCATCCTCATCGATCCGGCCGTCCGCCTTGGCGGCGTTGATCATCGCCTTCAACACCAACTCCGATTGGGTTTCCAACTCACGCCGGTCGGACTCGGTTTGAGGTTCGAGAAGTCCCAGGGGAACTCGTTCCCCGCCTTGGCCACTGCCTTTGAGGGCCTTAAATGCCATGGCACCCAAGAGCGCCATCACGCCTCCTCCTAAGGCGCCCTTCATGGATTTCCCGCCGCCGCCGAGCAAGGCGCCGGCCAGGGCGCCCAGACCACCGAGGGCCAAGTTGTTTTTACCGCCCGCAGCTTTCCCAGCCTGGTTCAATACATCTCCAAGCATACCGCCCAACCCGCCACCGCCGCCACCACCACCGCCTATTGCGCCGGAAAGGAGATCCCCGAGTCCTCCGCCTCCGCCGGCTTTTCCGCCAAGCATGCCGCCCAGGCTATCAAGAAGCCCACCGCCGCCGCCCATGGCGTTCTTCAGCCGCTGATGGGACGAAGGCGCCATTCCGGATTGCATCAACGCTCCTAAGAGGTCGCCGATTCCCATTTTTTATCCCCCTCTCAATTTTTGAGATAAAGCTTCAGCCTAAAGGAATGCGAATTTTTTGACCCGGATAAATGAGGTTCGCATCCTTGATCACTTCCCGATTGGCCTCAAAAATCTTGGGATAGTCATTGGCCTTCCCGTAAAATTGCTTGGCAATGGCAGACAAGGTATCTCCCTTTTTAATGATGTAGTACTCCACCTTTTCCTTGGCCGGCGGGGCTTGCAGTCCGTCGACCTTGACATCCGACACCCCTTTCACATTGCCTGCCAGCAGTACGGCCTTTTCCATGGCTTCCGCACTGGCCGCTTGACCTGAAAGGGCGACGACGCCATCATTGAACTCCACCGTCAAACCTGAAATCCCGGGGTTCGCCGCCTCGATGTGTTGCTTGATTTTTTCAGCGGCTTCCGCGTCACGGTTAAACAATTTGTTTCCGATCTCTTTTACAAAATCAAATAATCCCATGATATCATCCCCTTATGTTGTGGGTACAAAAAACAAGCCATAGGCCGGGCCGAAAACCCGCCTATCTATTCTTCTCCTATGTTAGGACAAATCGTCTGCCCGCTGACAGCCCAGGACAACAGCTAAAGAGTGGAAGTGCATTGGGGGCATTTGGTCGCCTTGATCGGTATCGTAGAGTAACAGTAAGGACACTCTTTGGTCGTGGGCGCGGCGGCCGGCGCTTCTTCCTTGCGCTTCAGCGAATTCATGCCTTTGACCAGCAGAAACACCGAAAAGGCGACAATCAAAAAACTGACGATAGTATTTAAAAAAGCACCATAGCTCAATGTAACGGCACCGGCCTCCTTGGCTGCCGCAAGCGTAAGATAGGGTCCTGCGGTAGCGCCTTCTTTAAGCGTGACAAACAGATCGGAAAAGTCGACACTGCCCAGGAGCAAACCGATGGGCGGCATGATCACATCATCCACGAGGGACTTGACGATGGTCCCGAAAGCGGCGCCGATAATAATGCCCACGGCCATGTCCACGACGTTGCCCCGCATTGCAAATTCCTTGAATTCCTTGAACATGTCGCTTCTCCTTCTTTGATTTAGTTCGTCTGCTTGTTGTCGGTGAATCCATCGAAGCCGTAGAGCCTTAACCCGTCTCCACGATCGTTAATCGCGTCATACTTGACATCCGCCTCGGCACACAGCGTCCTGAGGGCTCCGAGCAGGACCCTGAATCCCTCTTTGTCGGTATAGCTTCGCAGGTTCTCTTCTTTTTCCCATTCATCAATGAGGACCAAATGGGTCGTATCTTCCTTGCACTCATAGACACGCGATGCGCAGATGCCTCGTTCCAAGAGCCTGTCCCTTTGCAGGGAACGCATCGCGTCCAGCAGTTCACCCCGCTTTTCTGGCCGCACTCTCGCAACGACTGTCATCCGTACCATGGTCTCACCGCCTGTTGTGTTGAAAAGCCCTCCTGAATTGAAACTATCGCAATATGCTTGCCGTTGCCTAAATCGACATCAATAAAGAAACATCTTATTGATTTTGATAGTTAATAATTATGACAAGGGTTATTTTTGATCGTCTCTGACGAGCTGCGGAAACCGTGAAACTTTAAGGTTTCCGTTATATTTCACGGTATCCGCTCCATTAAACGACCAATGGGGAGGACTTCAATCAAAGAGGCCTCCCTGCTTTTCGATGCATGTGGCCAGGTGGTATTCAAGGGGTGCCGGGTATCGCACTCTATGGTCTTGGCAGGGAAGGGGCAATTCGCTCCAGGTAAATATTCTCTTGCTCGGCGAGTATGGACCGCAATATTTCCGGTGTCGTGCGTGGATTCATGATCACTGCTCGAAGCACGACGGTGTCCGGCTGGCCGAAACGCCTCAGGGTGGTACGCGACACAAAACTGTTGCCCGCTTCCCGCTGCAACCGCTGCAGCCGGATATTGATCCGGTTCAGCATATCCAGCGATTTATCTTCATCTATATCGGATGATGCGCGCCACTGCCCGGGTGCGATACGATAGGTGAGAATATTGAGCTCGGGCGCCGTGACCAGCTCGAACATGGGACGCCGACGAATCTCTTCGGCGAACGCACGCGCCGTTTCGATGCCATGGTCGATAAGAAGCGCATATCCTCCAGACCCCATGATGTCCAGGGCGCTGCCCAGAACCAGCGAAGTAGCGGAACGAGAGCCTGCAAGGGAACGGATGCCCAGATCCACCGAACCCGGACGATTGATGTAGGCCGCATGATAGGCCACCGCATCCATGGCTTCCGGATCTTTAAAAAACACCATACCACAGCTCATGGGAAGATAAAACTGCTTATGGCCGTCGATGGTCACGGAATCGGCTCTCTGGATGCCCTCCAGCAGGCCGGCGTAGCGCTGGGAAAGCAATACAGGCCCGCCCCAGGCCGCATCCACATGAAAATGGATGCGATGTTCGCGGCACAGGTCCGCAATGGCGTGGAGTGGATCCACGGCACCCGTTTCCGTGGTACCGGCAATGCCGATGACGGCCAGGACAGCGGTTCCCGTGTCGCGGCGCATCTCTTCTACCACCCGCCTCAATGCCTGGACATCCATCCGGTTGCTGTGGTCGACGGGAATGGGCACCACGGCCTGGCTTCCCAACCCCAGCACGCCGGCCGCCTTGCGTATCGAATAATGGCAGAGTTCCGAAACGAGCACCCTGACCCGCCGGATGCCGCGCGCCTCCATGGCTGCGGCCAACCCCTCCTGTTCGACGCCGGCGTGGCCCGACGAGGGTGAGAACAACCGGTTTCGGGCCACCCATAGGGCGGTGAGGTTGGCCAGGGTCCCATCCTCGACGAACGACCCGAGCGTGCTTTCGGGTTTCTGGACATTGGTGTCGTAAAATTCCTGGTCCAAGCCAAACAACAACCGATGAACCTTGGCCAGAACCTGTCGTTCGTAGACGCTCACCACTTTGGAAGTCTCCAGTTTGACGGGGTTCTGATTCAAGGCGGCAACAATGGTGCTCAGGTGGACCATGAAAAACGGAATCGCCGATGTCATGTGGCCGACAAAATAGGGTGAAGAGACATTGACGGCGTGGGGAGCGATCTCCTCGATGATCTCGGAAATCACATCGGCCAGCTTTTTGACCGGGCTTCGGGCGATGTCCGATGAGGTAAAGCGGGAGGCCAGCAACCTGAGCGAGATCTCTTCCGTGATCCCGACGTGTTCGCGTAGAAAGTCGTGCAGCCCGAACAGGATTTGTTCCATGTACTTGGTGAGCACCACTCGGGATTGATCATTTTCAGGCCGATGAAATATGCGCTCCAGTGTCTCGCGATTGGCGACCAGCTGCTGCTTCGGATTGTCCTTAACCATGCTTTGCCCACTTTGCCCCTTTGGATCGATGTTCAACCATCACAAAAACAGATACCCCATCACTGTCCTCTTAAAAAATGACCCCTGAATTTAAAATGACAACCATGCAGCACCGGGTGAAGCACTCCGTCCGATCAGGTGTTGCCTGCTGCAGCCTGCGGTTTCGGCATCGGCCCCAGGATCAGGCGTTGCGGGTCTACGCTGCTGCGCAACGTGGCCAGTTCACTCTCAGAGGGAGGGGATGCCATTCTGGCCCTCGAAATGTCCAAATCGAATCCTGTTTCCGAGGCCACTTTTCCAGGGTCGGTGAAGGGATA
This Desulfatitalea tepidiphila DNA region includes the following protein-coding sequences:
- a CDS encoding tellurite resistance TerB family protein encodes the protein MGIGDLLGALMQSGMAPSSHQRLKNAMGGGGGLLDSLGGMLGGKAGGGGGLGDLLSGAIGGGGGGGGGLGGMLGDVLNQAGKAAGGKNNLALGGLGALAGALLGGGGKSMKGALGGGVMALLGAMAFKALKGSGQGGERVPLGLLEPQTESDRRELETQSELVLKAMINAAKADGRIDEDEIQRIVGKLQEAGAGAEEQRYVLTQMQKPMETDELILAGRRRPELAVEIFAASLMAIEVDTPAERAYMAELASGLGLAPDVIKKVEQMVGL
- a CDS encoding mechanosensitive ion channel domain-containing protein; the encoded protein is MEWSSILERVYGLLTVYGIKVIGAIAIFIVGRWVAKAVTRFMERLMIKRKVDGTLVSFVSHLSYVALLAFIIIAALNQLGIQTASFIAVLGAAGLAIGLALQGSLSNFAAGVLMIIFRPFRVGDYIEGAGTAGTVEAIQIFTTQLKSPDNKTIIIPNSKISGDNIVNYSTKGTRRLDLVFGIGYSDDIDKARQLIMDLVLQDQRIFKDPAPQVVVSELADSSVNLTFRGWSSLDDYWGVYFDMIETVKKTFDANDITIPFPQRDVHVYEHSED
- a CDS encoding PaaI family thioesterase → MVSENVQVTGPHHFQMTAWISCAPFERLLSMEIVEAASGRALLRMPFLINYAQGAGLMHGGALVSLADTAVVMAIKSLIAPESHFATIEMDAKFLLPVKQGVVTAKATVTRGEGRLFNGDATVYDEEGRAVMTFRSTFKIARDTIIQAVVFGKGGPRMGTPTR
- a CDS encoding OmpA family protein, giving the protein MQKRGWGWMVLAMVLAVAVAGCATQALSPPPQFTPEPIQKGMWTQKVEHLAFVLDGSSSMLEGYNGVEKFALARSVVANFNQGMPDLKVQTLVRSFGHDPGVSPASTMALFGPADYSRDGVASGLKRAAKAGGPSPMYKALQQVGADFKGAEGDVALVVVSDGEEMGDAPLAVANGLKAQFKDRLCIYTVLVGNDPAGAALMGKLAAVSGCGRAIKAGDVATGGQMAGFVKEVLLGEVKDSDGDGVPDASDRCPGTPRNVAVDSQGCPKDTDGDGVYDYLDRCPNTGAGVKVDQYGCPVPTATKSAIVTAAGTWIFKGIQFDNNSAVLKASSYGVLDEIVQGMKDQPSLNVEIQGHTDISGAHAYNMSLSQRRADAVKAYLISKGISAERMTTRGYGPDRPVATNATAAGRAENRRVEFKPVY
- the lysM gene encoding peptidoglycan-binding protein LysM, whose product is MGLFDFVKEIGNKLFNRDAEAAEKIKQHIEAANPGISGLTVEFNDGVVALSGQAASAEAMEKAVLLAGNVKGVSDVKVDGLQAPPAKEKVEYYIIKKGDTLSAIAKQFYGKANDYPKIFEANREVIKDANLIYPGQKIRIPLG
- a CDS encoding DUF481 domain-containing protein, with protein sequence MRKTIILLVCLCALGLWEHAYAEEQNKAEENPFSNETSISLVNTTGNTDTLSLAGKNEMKYKFSDKWAASWIIGAIYNEADDETETERYFTTLRGDYSITDRWYAYGLGSWLRDTYAGFDHRIGIGPGLGYRFLIGPTFFMHVEGGLNYSYEDYTASDVDSEEFAEGRLFAQFDWQFAEKTKFSQGVEYLQNLEDGNAWKLNSETALITSLTDILALKISYSVFYNHDPQPTDLSKTDTIFATSVVVAF
- a CDS encoding pyridoxal-dependent decarboxylase; protein product: MVKDNPKQQLVANRETLERIFHRPENDQSRVVLTKYMEQILFGLHDFLREHVGITEEISLRLLASRFTSSDIARSPVKKLADVISEIIEEIAPHAVNVSSPYFVGHMTSAIPFFMVHLSTIVAALNQNPVKLETSKVVSVYERQVLAKVHRLLFGLDQEFYDTNVQKPESTLGSFVEDGTLANLTALWVARNRLFSPSSGHAGVEQEGLAAAMEARGIRRVRVLVSELCHYSIRKAAGVLGLGSQAVVPIPVDHSNRMDVQALRRVVEEMRRDTGTAVLAVIGIAGTTETGAVDPLHAIADLCREHRIHFHVDAAWGGPVLLSQRYAGLLEGIQRADSVTIDGHKQFYLPMSCGMVFFKDPEAMDAVAYHAAYINRPGSVDLGIRSLAGSRSATSLVLGSALDIMGSGGYALLIDHGIETARAFAEEIRRRPMFELVTAPELNILTYRIAPGQWRASSDIDEDKSLDMLNRINIRLQRLQREAGNSFVSRTTLRRFGQPDTVVLRAVIMNPRTTPEILRSILAEQENIYLERIAPSLPRP
- a CDS encoding MBL fold metallo-hydrolase encodes the protein MYFKQVTVTGLGCNSYVIGCPGARQCVVVDPKRDVQEYMDISRDEGMKITHIIETHVHADHVSGNQELKSRTGADIYYSEYASVTFDHKQLKEGDVIEFGMVKLEILYTPGHTPNSISVLVTDKARGDLPWMILTGDLLFVGAIGRPDLAGAEILEEQVKNLYDSLYVKLGRLPDYLEVFPAHGQGSLCGKGLSAKASSTLGYERLTQPVLQLAGFDAFHDRIAGAFPVRPKSFTHIINTNIKGAPLLERCPLEQTLNPDQFDRLRMQGATVIDTRDTASFGGFHIPGAINIGFEKQMANWIGMVVDPSDDLLLVVDDRERYDQMTTELHRIGYDNIFGYLSGGMSAWISHGMPIDSLSPISAQGLKHQLDEQVYCHLVDVRTPEERAQGFIADSTHVPMTHILDGSLDLPKEDEVVLVCGTGYRANIVASRLKQDGFVHVHSLAGGLTAWQHAGYSVAAG
- a CDS encoding putative quinol monooxygenase; this encodes MVRMTVVARVRPEKRGELLDAMRSLQRDRLLERGICASRVYECKEDTTHLVLIDEWEKEENLRSYTDKEGFRVLLGALRTLCAEADVKYDAINDRGDGLRLYGFDGFTDNKQTN
- the mscL gene encoding large conductance mechanosensitive channel protein MscL, giving the protein MFKEFKEFAMRGNVVDMAVGIIIGAAFGTIVKSLVDDVIMPPIGLLLGSVDFSDLFVTLKEGATAGPYLTLAAAKEAGAVTLSYGAFLNTIVSFLIVAFSVFLLVKGMNSLKRKEEAPAAAPTTKECPYCYSTIPIKATKCPQCTSTL